Proteins encoded within one genomic window of Etheostoma cragini isolate CJK2018 chromosome 21, CSU_Ecrag_1.0, whole genome shotgun sequence:
- the dcun1d3 gene encoding DCN1-like protein 3, with the protein MGQCVTKCKNPTSSLGSKSGDKESGSKSHNKKGGSAGSGGHKEEPSVLCSKTTGELSNGTKPLEVTVETPVIPAVTGEPRKDEYLDGDGLSMLRIEELFHCYKDEQEDAILEEGMESFCNDLCVDPAEFRVLVLAWKFQAATMCKFTRKEFVDGCKAIQADSLEGICSRFPVMLQDAQGEENFKDLYRFTFQFGLDAEDGQRSLQREIAIALWRLVFTQDSPAILEHWLDFLSENPSSIRGISRDTWNMFLNFTQAIGPDLSNYSEDEAWPSLFDTFVEWELERRKKEEEQALMAKEEEGRCTETECSPTTDRLETEGSRGSQTWGGH; encoded by the exons ATGGGTCAGTGTGTCACCAAGTGTAAGAATCCAACATCCTCACTCGGCAGTAAGAGTGGAGACAAGGAGAGCGGCTCCAAGTCCCACAACAAGAAAGGAGGCAGTGCTGGTAGTGGGGGCCACAAAGAAGAGCCCAGTGTGCTGTGTAGCAAAACCACCGGCGAGCTGTCGAATGGCACCAAGCCGTTGGAGGTTACAGTGGAGACACCGGTCATTCCTGCGGTGACGGGGGAACCACGCAAGGATGAGTATCTGGATGGAGATGGGCTGTCAATGCTGCGCATTGAGGAGTTGTTCCACTGCTACAAGGATGAACAGGAAGATGCCATCTTGGAGGAAGGCATGGAGAGTTTTTGCAATGACCTGTGTGTGGACCCGGCAGAGTTCCGTGTGCTTGTTCTTGCCTGGAAGTTTCAAGCAGCCACCATGTGCAAGTTTACAAG GAAGGAGTTTGTTGATGGCTGCAAGGCCATTCAGGCAGACAGCCTCGAGGGCATCTGCTCACGTTTCCCCGTCATGCTGCAGGACGCCCAGGGAGAGGAGAACTTCAAGGACCTGTACCGCTTCACCTTCCAGTTTGGCCTGGACGCCGAGGATGGCCAACGCTCGCTGCAGCGAGAAATTGCTATCGCCCTGTGGCGCCTGGTGTTCACGCAGGACTCGCCCGCGATCTTGGAGCACTGGCTGGACTTCCTGTCGGAGAACCCCTCCAGTATTCGGGGCATCTCAAGAGACACTTGGAACATGTTCCTGAACTTCACCCAGGCCATCGGGCCTGACTTGAGCAACTACAGCGAGGACGAGGCCTGGCCGAGCCTCTTCGACACCTTCGTGGAGTGGGAGTTGGAGCGtaggaaaaaggaggaggaacagGCACTGATGGcaaaggaggaagaggggaggtGTACTGAGACAGAGTGTTCTCCCACCACAGACAGACTTGAAACAGAGGGAAGCCGCGGCTCACAGACGTGGGGGGGCCACTAA